A stretch of Bombus huntii isolate Logan2020A chromosome 7, iyBomHunt1.1, whole genome shotgun sequence DNA encodes these proteins:
- the LOC126867396 gene encoding kinesin-like protein KIF21B: MANVGDERLSGEEGSTMEELRSKLARMNLPISGARSVLIARLNRACRAGQSCPKGSTGGEELTGQRDLGNVQRAERDCNEDEDVEKMNTKELKERLASLGLKTTGRKVELRARLQAAMDGNDISSEEESDDESEDEDDKKNARGYKRDTRRVYQDRDECCRRACVGSTLSFRDVEDALESFSGDKGENVERWFESFEEVADTCMWSDGQKAVYARKLLKGSAKIFASFECHARTWHELKRGLVKEFSRKVNSRQVHQKLEETKKESDEACLAYMYRMLEIASHVDMEEEAKVEYIVDGIIDGENNKAVLYGATSIKELRKRLVMYEEQKNRRAKSIVKPAKTQKNGKPSQFVDAMKKRRCFICGSEDHLSVKCPERGEGVRCFECSGFGHIAARCTARPKETCVVSRSEKGKYVKDVSIDGCRFVSLVDTGSDFTFIRADEYARLGSPPLVLVPLAIVPGASLQG, from the coding sequence atggcaaacgtcgGGGACGagcgattgtcgggtgaagagggttcgacgatggaggagctgaggagtaagctcgcgcgAATGAACCTCCCTATATCGGGTGCGAGGTCAGTGCTGATTGCAAGGCTGAATCGGGCGTGTAGGGCTGGACAATCGTGTCCTAAGGGATCGACGGGCGGTGAAGAGCTAACCGGTCAACGAGATCTAGGAAACGTACAGAGAGCTGAGCGTGATTGtaacgaagatgaagatgttgagaaaatgaatacgaaggagttgaaggagcgcctcgctagtttgggtttaaaaacgacgggaagaaaagtagaattacgcgcacggctacaagcggccatggatggtaacgacatatcgtcggaagaagaaagcgacgacgaaagtgaggatgaagatgacaagaaaaacgcaagaggatacaagagagatacgcgaagggtgtatcaggaccgtgaCGAATGTTGTCGAAGGGCATGCGTTGGTTCGACACTGAGTTTTAGAGACGTCGAAGATGCATTAGAGTCGTTTAGTGGCGACAAAGGTGAAAATGTCGAACGATGGTTCGAGTCGTTCGAGGAAGTCGCTGATACGTGCATGTGGTCGGATGGGCAGAAGGCAGTCTACGCCAGGAAGCTGCTGAAGGGATCAGCGAAAATATTCGCGAGCTTCGAGTGTCATGCCAGGACTTGGCATGAGTTGAAGAGGGggctagtgaaagaattttcgaggaaagtcaacagtaggcaagtacatcagaaacttgaagaaacgaaaaaggagagtgatgaagcatgtttggcttacatgtaccgcatgctcgaaatagccagccatgtGGACATGGAGGAGGAAGCAAAGGTGGAATACATAGTGGATGGAATAATAGACGGCGAGAACAATAAGGCTGTATTGTACGGCGCTACGTCAATCAAAGAGTTGAGGAAGAGGTTAGTGATGTACGAAGAGCAGAAGAATCGCAGAGCAAAGTCGATTGTGAAGCCGGCTAAAACCCAGAAGAACGGGAAGCCCAGTCAATTTGTAGAcgcaatgaagaaaagaagatgcttCATTTGCGGTAGTGAGGATCATCTAAGTGTTAAGTGTCCTGAGAGGGGAGAAGGTGTTAGGTGTTTCGAGTGCAGCGGATTTGGACATATTGCAGCGAGGTGTACGGCACGACCGAAAGAGACTTGCGTAGTGTCAAGATCCGAAAAAGGGAAGTATGTGAAGGACGTGTCGATAGATGGCTGCAGGTTTGTCTCGTTAGTGGATACAGGTAGTGACTTTACGTTCATACGAGCGGACGAGTATGCGAGGTTAGGATCACCACCTCTGGTTTTGGTTCCGCTGGCAATAGTACCTGGGGCGAGTTTACAAGGGTAA